The following are encoded together in the Vanrija pseudolonga chromosome 7, complete sequence genome:
- the Rpt2 gene encoding 26S proteasome regulatory subunit 4, producing the protein MGNTPSSGKGQGQGGKDDKKKQAPKWEPPVPTRVGKKKRRGPDAATRLPAVYPTTRCKLKMLKMERIKDYLLMEEEFVASQATSAGEDRTAADRTRVDELRGAPMGVGSLEEIIDDDHAIVSSGNGPEYYVGIMSFVDKDLLEPGCSVLLHHKTHAIVGVLADDADPMVSVMKLDKAPTESYADIGGLESQIQEIKESVELPLTHPELYEEMGIRPPKGVILYGVPGTGKTLLAKAVANQTSATFLRIVGSELIQKYLGDGPKLVRELFRVAEEHAPSIVFIDEIDAVGTKRYDSTSGGEREIQRTMLELLNQLDGFDERGDVKVIMATNRIESLDPALIRPGRIDRKIEFPLPDTKTKRHIFKLHTSRMSLADDVDLEELVMTKDDLSGADIKAVCTEAGLLALRERRMRVTKADFTTAREKVLYRKDENTPAGLYLLMREYRDLTADPINDMLTAGPVSEDNMLEWEALIQGPEGTPYEGGIFAAKLVFPSDYPLNPFKMVFDPPLLHPNIYPNGTVCISILHPPGDDPLRYESASERWSPVQGVRSVLLSVLSMLAEPNIESGADVECCKLYRDNRAEFERQVRAQVRGLLGIEEEEAAGASASAPSAA; encoded by the exons ATG GGTAACACCCCATCCAGCGGCAAGGGCCAGGGCCAGGGAGGCAAGGATGACAAGAAG AAGCAGGCGCCAAAGTGGGAGCCTCCTGTTCCCACTCGTgtcggcaagaagaagaggcGTGGACCGGACGCGGCTACTCGCCTGCCAGCCGTCTACCCAACGACGCGCTGCAAGCTCAAGATGCTCAAGATGGAGCGCATCAAGGACTACCTGTTGATGGAGGAAGAGTTTGTCGCCAGCCAGGCGaccagcgccggcgaggaccgCACAGCAGCCGACAGGACGCGCGTTGACGAGCTTCGCGGCGCCCCCATGGGTGTTGGTTCTCTCGAAGAAAttatcgacgacgaccacgctATTGTGTCGAGCGGCAACGGACCCGAGTACTATGTCGGCATCATGTCGTTTGTCGACAAGGACCTTCTCGAGCCTGGATGCTCTGTTCTTCTCCACCACAAGACACACGCCATTGTCGGTGTGCTTGCGGACGACGCGGACCCCATGGTCTCGGTCATgaagctcgacaaggcgcCCACCGAGTCGTATGCCGACATTGGTGGTCTCGAGTCGCAGATTCAGGAGATCAAGGAGTCGGTCGAGCTgcccctcacccacccagaACTGTACGAGGAGATGGGTATCCGCCCTCCCAAGGGTGTCATTCTCTACGGTGTCCCCGGTACCGGCAAGACACTGCTCGCCAAGGCTGTTGCCAACCAGACTTCGGCGACCTTCCTTCGTATCGTTGGCTCGGAGCTCATCCAGAAGTACCTTGGTGACGGTCCCAAGCTTGTCCGTGAACTTTtccgtgtcgccgaggagcacgcTCCTAGTATCGTCTTCATTGACGAAATCGACGCTGTCGGTACGAAGCGTTAcgactcgacgtcgggcgGTGAGCGTGAGATTCAGCGAACCATGCTTGAGCTCCTCAACCAGCTCGACGGTTTCGACGAGCGTGGTGATGTCAAGGTCATCATGGCGACCAACCGC ATCGAGTCTCTCGACCCCGCCCTCATCCGTCCCGGTCGTATTGACCGTAAGATTG AGTTCCCTCTCCCCGACACCAAGACCAAGCGTCACATCTTCAAGCTGCACACGTCACGCatgtcgctcgccgacgacgtcgacctcgaggagctggtcaTGACCAAGGATGACCTGTCCGGTGCCGACATCAAGGCGGTGTGCACGGAGGCTGGTCTTCTGGCACTCCGTGAGCGCCGTATGCGCGTCACCAAGGCCGATTTCACGACTGCGCGCGAGAAGGTGCTGTACAGGAAGGACGAGAACACT CCTGCCGGATTGTATCT gctCATGCGCGAGTACCGCGACCTCACGGCCGACCCGATCAACGACATGCTCACCGCCGGCCCGGTGTCAGAGGACAACATGCTTGAGTGGGAGGCGTTGATCCAAGGGCCAGAGGGGACGCCTTAT GAAGGAGGCATCttcgccgccaagctcgtcttC ccgtcAGACTACCCGCTCAACCCGTTCAAGATGGTGTTTGACCCGCCACTCCTGCACCCGAACA TCTACCCCAACGGCACAGTGTGCATCTCCATCCTCCACCCGCCCGGCGACGACCCCCTGCGGTACGAGAGCGCGTCGGAGCGCTGGTCGCCCGTCCAGGGCGTGCGGTCGGTGCTGCTTTCCGTGCTCAGCATGCTTGCCGAGCCTAATATCGAGtcgggcgccgacgtcgag TGCTGCAAGCTCTACCGTGACAACCGGGCAGAGTTTGAGCGCCAGGTCCGCGCACAGGTACGCGGCCTGCTTGGCatcgaggaggaagaggcggccggtgcgtcggcgtcggcgccgtcggcagcaTGA